A genomic window from Pseudomonas alcaligenes includes:
- a CDS encoding metalloregulator ArsR/SmtB family transcription factor produces MADHLTPTTVFKCLADDTRVRLMLLITREEELCVCELTCALDESQPKVSRHLAQLRNCGLLEDRRQGQWVYYRLHPSLPDWVIAVLKTTLDANQHWLSPDAKRLDVMGDRPQRLAACC; encoded by the coding sequence ATGGCTGACCATCTGACCCCGACCACCGTATTCAAATGCCTGGCTGACGACACTCGCGTTCGCCTGATGCTGCTTATCACCCGCGAGGAAGAGCTGTGTGTCTGTGAGCTGACCTGTGCGCTTGATGAAAGTCAGCCGAAGGTTTCCCGCCATCTGGCGCAACTGCGCAACTGCGGTCTGCTGGAAGATCGCCGGCAAGGTCAGTGGGTGTATTACCGCCTGCATCCCAGCTTGCCGGATTGGGTGATTGCCGTTCTGAAAACCACTCTGGATGCCAATCAGCATTGGCTCAGCCCGGATGCCAAACGCCTCGATGTGATGGGCGACCGCCCGCAGCGCCTTGCCGCCTGCTGCTGA
- a CDS encoding arsenate reductase ArsC: MAYKTRVLFVCVANAARSQLAEALLRHTDSERFEAFSAGTEPGEVDPRTLDALEHLGVNTDGLHSKSIDEFAGERFEYVITLCDKSSLECHALPGAGEVLAWNFEDPVTSTKPDAFRHTLHEIHERIKMFVLVKTKR, translated from the coding sequence ATGGCTTACAAGACCCGCGTGTTGTTCGTTTGTGTGGCTAACGCAGCTCGCTCGCAGCTGGCTGAAGCGCTGCTGCGACACACTGACTCGGAACGCTTCGAGGCATTCAGCGCCGGCACCGAGCCCGGCGAAGTCGATCCGCGCACCCTGGATGCACTTGAGCATCTGGGCGTGAACACCGATGGACTGCATAGCAAGTCCATCGATGAGTTTGCCGGCGAGCGTTTCGAATACGTCATCACACTGTGCGATAAATCGTCGCTGGAGTGTCATGCCCTTCCCGGCGCAGGCGAGGTACTGGCCTGGAACTTTGAAGACCCGGTGACCAGCACCAAGCCTGACGCATTCCGCCACACCCTTCACGAGATACACGAGCGCATCAAGATGTTCGTGCTGGTGAAAACCAAACGTTGA
- a CDS encoding arsenate reductase ArsC codes for MKILFLCTANSCRSILCEAVFNHLAPPGVQAYSAGSQPKGIVHPLSLKTLKSAGISTAGLFSKSSDVHEGLAPDFVITVCDKAAGEACPVFFGPSTKAHWGLADPSEYQGSDDEIEAAFAATLDQIRTRIEAFLALPLKQMDAEQLKAELALIGTL; via the coding sequence ATGAAGATTTTGTTTCTATGCACTGCCAACAGCTGCCGCAGCATTCTTTGCGAGGCTGTGTTCAATCACTTGGCACCACCAGGAGTGCAAGCCTACAGCGCCGGTAGTCAGCCGAAAGGTATCGTGCATCCACTGAGCCTGAAAACGCTGAAAAGCGCCGGCATCTCGACCGCAGGGCTCTTCAGCAAATCCAGCGATGTTCACGAGGGCCTAGCCCCTGACTTCGTGATCACGGTCTGCGACAAGGCTGCTGGCGAAGCCTGCCCGGTGTTTTTCGGCCCCTCAACCAAGGCTCACTGGGGACTGGCTGATCCGTCGGAATACCAGGGCAGTGACGACGAGATCGAGGCCGCTTTTGCCGCCACCCTGGATCAGATCAGAACCCGTATTGAAGCCTTCCTGGCTTTACCGCTCAAGCAGATGGATGCCGAGCAACTCAAGGCTGAGTTGGCCTTGATTGGCACGCTTTGA
- a CDS encoding universal stress protein — MTHVIACIDGSASAPAVCDYAAWASLSLEAPLTFLHVLDQRQYPVAADLSGNIGLGSREHLLDELALLDEQRGKLALEQGRIMLAAAKERAVNNGVRAPESKQRHGDLLESLQELQSETRLLVIGRQGESSGGLSQHVGSQLESVIRIMHRPILVTPANFQKPQSAMLAFDGSATTRKGVEMLASSPLLKGLPIHLVMVGPVSDEASAQLDWAQKVLLNAGFTVRAETLNGEIEPTLHAYQKEHGIDLLVMGAYGHSRIRQFLVGSTTTSMLRTTTSPLLLLR; from the coding sequence ATGACCCACGTAATTGCCTGTATCGACGGTTCCGCCTCGGCCCCAGCCGTTTGCGACTACGCAGCCTGGGCCAGCCTGAGCCTGGAAGCCCCATTGACCTTCCTGCATGTGCTGGATCAGCGCCAGTACCCGGTTGCAGCGGATTTGAGTGGCAACATCGGCCTTGGCAGCCGCGAGCACCTGCTCGACGAGCTTGCCCTGCTGGATGAACAGCGCGGTAAATTGGCTCTTGAACAAGGGCGAATCATGCTTGCAGCCGCGAAAGAACGGGCCGTGAATAATGGTGTGCGCGCACCTGAATCCAAGCAGCGACATGGCGATTTGCTGGAGAGCTTGCAAGAGCTGCAAAGCGAAACGCGCTTGCTGGTTATCGGTCGCCAGGGCGAGTCTAGCGGTGGCCTGAGTCAGCATGTCGGAAGCCAACTGGAAAGCGTGATTCGTATCATGCACCGGCCAATCCTCGTCACCCCGGCCAACTTCCAAAAGCCGCAGAGCGCGATGTTGGCCTTCGATGGCAGCGCAACCACCCGCAAGGGTGTGGAAATGCTGGCGAGCAGTCCGCTACTGAAGGGGCTCCCGATTCACCTGGTCATGGTTGGGCCCGTGAGCGACGAAGCGTCCGCGCAGCTGGACTGGGCGCAGAAAGTGTTGCTCAACGCCGGATTCACTGTTCGTGCCGAGACCCTGAACGGCGAGATAGAGCCTACCTTGCACGCCTATCAGAAAGAGCATGGTATCGATCTGCTGGTCATGGGGGCCTACGGTCATTCGCGCATTCGTCAGTTTCTAGTCGGTAGCACCACGACCAGCATGCTGCGCACAACCACCAGTCCGCTCTTGCTGCTGCGCTGA
- a CDS encoding SdiA-regulated domain-containing protein: MYLMAKNLLGSTRRKSVWMWALLCLVLLAVFQIRTHHLDDRLYFWIKTYWHTDDWQERSVWLPGYRVELDAKAVPGVDNNLSGLTFDPDLNLLWAVTNGPNELLALSRDGDVERRYSLDGFHDVEAVSYAGNGQLVIAEERRQSLVIVDVPIDEDGKLSPDRPLSRDQYPALTLALGKEDNKGLEGLAYDLKGDRLFVTKERDPRQLLEVSGLRSSLAGELSLHVRDLSSLVKDKVFATDLSSVVFDQQSGHLILLSDESKLLIEMTDEGKVVSFRSLARGVAGLLKGIPQAEGVTIDNAGYLYVVSEPNLFYRFSRKTD; the protein is encoded by the coding sequence ATGTATTTGATGGCTAAAAACTTGCTGGGCAGCACACGGAGAAAAAGTGTGTGGATGTGGGCGCTGCTATGCCTTGTGTTGCTCGCCGTATTTCAAATCCGTACACACCACCTTGATGATCGTTTGTACTTCTGGATAAAGACCTACTGGCACACTGACGATTGGCAGGAGCGCTCTGTGTGGCTGCCTGGCTATCGGGTTGAGCTGGATGCTAAGGCGGTTCCCGGTGTGGACAACAACCTTTCGGGGCTGACCTTCGATCCTGACCTAAACCTGCTGTGGGCGGTTACCAATGGCCCGAACGAGCTGCTGGCCCTCAGCCGTGACGGTGACGTGGAGCGCCGTTACAGCCTGGATGGCTTCCACGACGTGGAAGCGGTGTCCTATGCCGGCAACGGTCAACTGGTCATTGCCGAAGAGCGGCGGCAGAGCCTGGTTATCGTGGATGTCCCCATCGACGAAGACGGTAAGCTTTCTCCTGATCGACCATTGAGCCGAGACCAGTATCCAGCGCTGACCCTGGCGCTTGGCAAGGAAGACAACAAAGGCCTGGAGGGGCTCGCCTACGACCTGAAAGGCGACCGCCTGTTTGTGACCAAGGAGCGCGACCCTCGCCAATTGTTGGAGGTGAGCGGTCTTCGTTCCAGCCTGGCAGGGGAGCTTTCCCTGCATGTCCGCGACCTATCTAGTCTGGTGAAAGACAAGGTGTTTGCCACTGACCTATCTTCGGTTGTCTTCGACCAACAGAGCGGTCATCTGATTTTACTGAGTGATGAGTCGAAACTGCTGATTGAAATGACCGATGAGGGCAAGGTGGTGAGTTTCCGCTCCTTGGCGAGGGGGGTTGCTGGTTTGCTGAAAGGCATACCACAAGCTGAAGGCGTAACCATCGACAATGCAGGGTATTTGTACGTGGTCAGCGAGCCGAACCTGTTCTATCGCTTTAGCCGCAAGACAGATTGA